A genomic region of Aspergillus oryzae RIB40 DNA, chromosome 1 contains the following coding sequences:
- a CDS encoding PIG-L family deacetylase (predicted protein), with product MKPYSLLSSLAILGPAALTVAQTLNIVAHQDDDLLFMSPDLLSDVRSGRAVRTVFLTAGDAGQGEDYWTSRQAGSLATYAQIAGVANEWNEGDAGIEGFDIPVYELAAKPQIELAFLHIPDGNLDGSGFASTGSVSLQKLWEGTIDQIGTVDASGTTYTRDQLLDVLSDIIENFSPDRINTLDFVNDLGDGDHSDHHTTGFFADHASQNADNDAAFYGYMGYLVQNQPANLNADQIADKKNIFYFYAGYDSGTCNSDAACAGRPELAWLERQYLV from the coding sequence ATGAAACCATACAGCCTTCTCAGCAGTTTAGCTATCCTCGGCCCTGCGGCCTTGACGGTTGCACAAACTCTCAACATCGTCGCACATCAAGACGATGATCTACTTTTCATGTCCCCAGACCTTCTTAGCGACGTACGGTCAGGTCGCGCCGTCCGCACCGTCTTCCTCACAGCCGGCGATGCAGGCCAGGGCGAGGATTACTGGACAAGCCGTCAAGCCGGTTCCTTAGCGACTTATGCACAAATCGCGGGTGTTGCTAATGAATGGAACGAAGGCGATGCAGGCATCGAGGGATTCGACATCCCAGTATACGAACTAGCAGCCAAGCCTCAGATTGAACTCGCCTTCTTGCACATCCCAGACGGCAACCTGGACGGTTCAGGTTTCGCATCCACAGGAAGTGTGAGTCTCCAAAAGCTCTGGGAGGGAACTATCGACCAAATCGGCACGGTCGATGCCTCCGGCACTACCTATACGAGGGATCAACTTCTCGACGTTCTCTCCGACATCATTGAAAACTTCAGCCCCGACCGAATCAACACTCTTGACTTTGTCAATGATCTCGGTGATGGCGACCATAGCGACCACCACACTACTGGGTTCTTTGCGGATCACGCATCCCAGAATGCTGATAATGATGCGGCCTTCTACGGCTACATGGGTTATTTGGTCCAAAACCAGCCCGCCAATCTCAATGCTGATCAAATTGCGGATAAGAAGAACATCTTCTACTTCTATGCCGGCTATGATTCTGGTACTTGCAATAGCGATGCTGCTTGTGCTGGCAGACCCGAGCTTGCTTGGCTGGAGCGCCAGTACCTGGTATGA
- a CDS encoding uncharacterized protein (cation transport ATPase) translates to MVTDNQPSPPQSRLTTILVNNLHCPSCVTNVEETLSALTPSPFSISTSILSHEIKVVHPITLSSSRIVRALEEVAFEIDSVIAHDSDESDIEAQQPRTHRPASGKHDVHSQSKIHIQKCNECATQLASSTSNSSDDEGAMKEITATAASVSSAENSLTSVMDDRLTGSRTRITLSISGMSCSSCVGKITGALQNRPWILSADVNLLTSSAVIMLMDNSHIDEVLEIIRSSGYTVELIDTEELQPQKTSKSSGMADAWRASYVIGGMTCSSCVGKVTDTLNHLDWITKVDVSLVSGSATVEFQGKAHLDEIAGIIKGLGYTATLSDLESRAPAEQRSSKRSVMIQVDGMHCAHCPQRILDALDVYSDRLDVTEPPSKAQHRLTVNYLPDAPNFTIRHIIRTIADVDKSFTVSIYHPPSLEERSQAMHRRHQWQIARRLALSVLVAIPTFIIGIVYMSLVSKDNPGREYLEEPMWAGQVSRIEWALFILATPVYFFAADLFHRRMITELRALWRPGSKTPILRRLYRFGSMDMLMSLGTSIAYFSSIAILAIDATEPRNGHKASSAGTFFDSVVFLTMFLLIGRLLEAYSKAKAGDAVGLLGKLRPKEAILVERNGEGSTTSRAVPADQLEFGDVVRVANGASPPYDGTVVEGESQFDESSLTGESRPVTKSIGDDVFSGTINQARPVSVRITGLSGNSMLDQIIGAVREGQIRRAPIERTADQITGVFVPIITLIAILDWIIWLALGLSGRLPESWMNGNPGGWEFWSLQFAISVFVVACPCGIGLAAPTALFVGGGLAAQNGILVKGGGEAFQEASQLDCIVFDKTGTITEGGEPAITDHEIANSEDVDKVWGAVLDLEKNSSHPIAKAMVSFANSQQPPALKATTVDEIPGKGMKGSFFPQGQDGPALEVIIGNEALIKDHKVAISPTNDEMLTTWKRQAKSVVLVGTRICSTPGPTEHIPWKLSLMLAVSDPIRREAKGTLQALRNRGVAVWMLSGDNPTTAHAVGEMVGIPPDNIIAGVLPEQKAEKVQYLQKTLQKPPRSSWFRRGKEPQSGRAIVAMVGDGINDSPALTVADVGIAIGSGSDIAISSAEFVLVSSGLTSLLTLIDLSRLVFRRIKFNFGWALVYNCVAVPVAAGVFYPIVSNGTHVRLDPIWASLAMALSSVSVICSSLLMRTRLPLVGFRAKK, encoded by the coding sequence ATGGTCACAGATAATCAGCCATCGCCGCCTCAATCGAGGCTCACCACCATCTTGGTGAACAATCTTCATTGTCCTTCGTGTGTGACCAATGTTGAAGAGACTTTGTCGGCTCTCACACCCTCCCCCTTTTCCATCTCGACCTCTATCTTGTCCCATGAAATCAAAGTCGTACACCCCATTACCCTCAGCAGCTCCCGGATCGTACGCGCCCTCGAAGAGGTTGCCTTTGAAATTGACAGTGTCATTGCCCATGACTCGGATGAAAGCGATATTGAAGCCCAGCAACCCCGAACCCATCGCCCCGCGTCTGGAAAGCATGATGTTCATTCCCAATCCAAAATACATATTCAAAAGTGCAATGAATGTGCTACACAGCTCgcgtcatcaacatccaatAGTAGCGATGACGAGGGAGCCATGAAGGAGATCACTGCGACTGCCGCGTCCGTCAGCTCTGCAGAGAACAGCCTCACATCCGTCATGGATGACCGACTTACCGGTAGTCGAACACGCATTACACTATCAATCAGTGGAATGTCTTGCAGCTCATGTGTCGGAAAGATTACGGGTGCTTTGCAGAACCGACCGTGGATCCTATCGGCCGATGTCAATCTTCTGACTAGCAGTGCCGTTATAATGCTCATGGACAACTCACATATTGACGAAGTGCTTGAGATTATCAGAAGCTCGGGCTACACTGTGGAATTGATAGACACGGAAGAGCTGCAACCTCAAAAGACATCGAAGTCGTCCGGAATGGCAGATGCTTGGCGAGCTTCCTATGTCATCGGAGGCATGACCTGCAGCTCCTGCGTGGGCAAAGTGACTGACACTCTAAACCACCTCGATTGGATTACCAAAGTGGACGTGAGCCTGGTCTCGGGCAGTGCGACCGTGGAATTCCAAGGGAAAGCACACCTCGACGAGATTGCAGGAATCATCAAGGGTCTCGGTTATACAGCCACTCTTAGTGACCTGGAGAGTAGGGCACCGGCCGAGCAACGTAGCTCCAAACGATCGGTGATGATCCAGGTGGACGGAATGCACTGTGCACATTGCCCTCAGCGCATtctggatgctctggatGTATACTCAGACCGGCTGGATGTGACCGAACCGCCTAGCAAAGCTCAGCACAGGCTCACGGTAAACTATCTTCCCGATGCTCCCAACTTTACCATCCGGCATATCATCCGCACAATCGCCGATGTGGACAAGTCATTCACTGTTTCTATCTACCATCCGCCTAGTCTGGAGGAACGTTCGCAGGCAATGCATCGTCGACATCAGTGGCAAATTGCGCGCCGCCTAGCCTTATCCGTGCTCGTTGCCATACCAACATTCATCATCGGGATCGTGTACATGTCCCTAGTCTCAAAAGACAACCCCGGTCGCGAGTACCTCGAAGAACCCATGTGGGCGGGTCAGGTCTCACGCATTGAATGGGCGTTGTTTATCCTAGCGACTCCCGTCtacttcttcgccgccgACCTGTTCCACCGCCGTATGATCACCGAGCTCAGGGCCTTATGGAGACCGGGCAGCAAGACTCCGATTTTGCGGCGGCTCTACCGTTTTGGAAGTATGGATATGCTCATGTCACTGGGAACGTCGATTGCCTACTTCTCGTCCATCGCTATATTGGCAATCGATGCCACAGAGCCAAGGAACGGCCACAAGGCGTCCAGTGCCGGAACGTTTTTCGACTCAGTGGTGTTCCTAACGATGTTTCTTTTGATCGGCCGATTGCTAGAGGCTTATAGCAAAGCTAAGGCAGGAGACGCCGTGGGTCTCCTTGGCAAGCTGCGCCCCAAGGAAGCTATCCTAGTTGAGAGGAATGGGGAGGGCTCAACGACCTCTCGCGCGGTTCCAGCCGATCAGCTAGAATTCGGGGACGTAGTGCGTGTAGCGAATGGTGCCTCCCCGCCGTATGACGGAACTGTAGTGGAAGGGGAATCTCAGTTTGACGAATCCAGTTTGACCGGAGAATCTCGACCGGTCACCAAATCGATTGGAGATGACGTCTTCTCAGGCACTATCAACCAGGCACGCCCAGTCTCGGTGCGTATCACAGGGCTTTCTGGAAATTCAATGTTGGATCAGATTATTGGCGCCGTTCGTGAAGGACAAATTCGCCGGGCACCCATTGAGCGCACAGCCGACCAAATCACTGGAGTCTTTGTGCCGATTATTACGCTGATTGCTATTCTGGACTGGATCATATGGCTGGCTCTTGGCCTCTCAGGCCGATTGCCTGAgtcatggatgaatggcAATCCCGGAGGCTGGGAGTTCTGGTCGTTGCAGTTCGCTATATCGGTGTTCGTTGTCGCTTGCCCCTGTGGAATTGGCCTTGCTGCTCCAACAGCGCtgtttgttggtggtggactCGCCGCCCAAAATGGTATTTTGGTCAAGGGAGGTGGCGAAGCGTTCCAGGAAGCTAGCCAACTCGATTGTATCGTCTTCGACAAGACGGGTACTATAACTGAGGGGGGTGAACCGGCTATCACTGATCATGAAATAGCCAACAGTGAGGATGTCGACAAAGTCTGGGGTGCGGTCTTAGATCTGGAAAAGAATAGTAGTCACCCAATCGCTAAGGCGATGGTGTCTTTTGCCAACTCCCAACAACCACCGGCCCTGAAAGCTACCACTGTGGACGAGATACCAGGAAAAGGCATGAAaggttctttcttcccacagGGCCAAGATGGACCTGCGCTGGAGGTCATTATAGGCAATGAAGCCTTGATAAAGGATCATAAGGTGGCAATAAGCCCGACCAATGATGAAATGTTGACTACCTGGAAGCGCCAGGCGAAATCGGTCGTTCTAGTCGGCACCAGAATCTGTTCGACACCAGGACCAACGGAGCACATTCCTTGGAAGCTCTCGTTGATGCTGGCAGTATCTGACCCCATTCGACGAGAGGCGAAGGGCACCCTCCAAGCCTTGCGAAATCGAGGCGTTGCGGTCTGGATGCTTTCCGGAGACAATCCGACGACTGCTCACGCAGTGGGAGAGATGGTGGGCATCCCTCCAGACAACATTATTGCTGGTGTGCTGCCCGAGCAAAAGGCCGAAAAAGTACAATATCTGCAAAAAACTCTACAGAAGCCACCTCGATCGAGTTGGTTCAGACGGGGCAAGGAGCCCCAGTCCGGCCGCGCGATCGTCGCTATGGTTGGTGATGGAATTAATGACTCACCTGCTTTGACGGTGGCTGATGTGGGCATCGCCATCGGATCTGGCTCGGATATCGCCATCTCGTCCGCCGAGTTTGTCCTGGTCTCCTCTGGTCTTACCTCTCTCCTCACCCTGATCGACCTCAGCCGCCTCGTATTTCGACGGATCAAGTTCAACTTTGGCTGGGCTTTGGTGTATAACTGTGTTGCCGTTCCAGTCGCCGCTGGTGTGTTCTATCCCATTGTGAGCAATGGCACCCATGTACGGCTGGATCCCATCTGGGCCAGTCTTGCAATGGCGTTGAGCAGTGTTAGCGTTATCTGCAGTAGTCTTCTCATGAGGACCCGACTTCCATTGGTTGGTTTCAGAGCTAAGAAATAA
- a CDS encoding DUF4396 domain-containing protein (predicted protein), with protein sequence MQRNCQILRTWCQTGHVLLPASRPLQYFSSFSPAQACHSNQAKEKSRCQASTRDVSTTTTIKPALSMWHIKFWNCRSTWKRAGINTLRCLVGCTLGDFSALWMLQTYYPALGMGTIMAASMASGMTTSIILETILLRRGVDQLSWPMAARTAMGMSMVSMVAMEAAENIVDYHFTGGVVALGDPKFWMAAAVSMTAGYLAPLPYNYHRLKKYGKACH encoded by the exons ATGCAAAGAAACTGTCAAATTCTTCGAACCTGGTGTCAAACAGGTCACGTTTTATTGCCTGCTTCCCGACCACTGCAATACTTTTCGAGCTTCTCGCCAGCCCAAGCCTGCCATTCCAaccaagcaaaagaaaagtctcGTTGTCAGGCTTCAACGAGGGATGTCTCTACTACAACGACGATTAAGCCAGCACTATCAATGTGGCACATAAAATTCTGGAACTGCCGGTCAACATGGAAGCGAGCCGGGATCAATACACTGCGGTGCCTTGTTGGCTGCACCCTTGGTGACTTCTCCGCTCTGTGGATGCTGCAAACTTACTATCCCGCGCTTGGGATGGGCACAATCATGGCCGCATCTA TGGCGTCTGGTATGACTACATCGATCATTCTTGAGACCATACTTCTTCGGCGGGGCGTTGACCAGCTCTCCTGGCCAATGGCAGCGCGCACAGCGATGGGTATGAGTATGGTCTCGATGGTGGCAATGGAAGCGGCTGAGAATATCGTTGATTATCATTTCACTGGGGGCGTGGTGGCGCTAGGAGACCCTAAATTCTGGATGGCGGCTGCGGTGTCGATGACTGCTGGTTATCTTGCTCCGTTGCCGTACAATTACCATCGTCTGAAGAAGTATGGAAAGGCCTGTCATTGA
- a CDS encoding fungal specific transcription factor domain-containing protein (predicted protein), protein MSTGCGDIFAAKLLSLMTCATCLVDTAVSGEDSQSLNEKAKSWIQAVVSWVKTLTSHARLTLDVIQVKHLLLLARQAVGHEGDFAWLAAGSLVREAITIGLHRDPSHFKGLSPYWGEIRRRLWLTIIELDLQAALGTGAPVTLSEDEYDCAPPSNIDDEDLLVDSPVAPTPKPITVLTRTAFQVSLAQTIGVRINITKAVNRVRLTLSYQRILDLSEMLTSERSPALIGDASCEDDSRRCRLAFRQSLFLFLISQCLLTLHRAFFLSLAETRKETYAFSRQMCVQASLALLAPLEISADDLDHGPDNEQRTVYPYLLRLRGGMFRDEFFHAAATLCFELQLQAKDKPLLPLPGSVQGFVDKTTSYQRTALFHNVENAIRYFELKVRQDKQACKAFMLLNMVLNSAQSQMPSSNSEHCASSGTHSESFDPNDACPRAARRCRELLLADGGLLYLQEAEGWLSSSGGFPSIVYPASTPID, encoded by the coding sequence ATGAGTACGGGCTGCGGTGACATCTTTGCGGCAAAACTACTAAGCTTGATGACATGTGCTACTTGCCTGGTAGATACAGCGGTCTCGGGCGAAGACTCCCAGTCATTAAATGAGAAGGCCAAAAGCTGGATTCAAGCCGTAGTGTCATGGGTCAAGACCCTCACGAGCCACGCAAGACTCACTCTAGACGTCATTCAGGTCAAACATTTATTGTTATTGGCGAGGCAAGCTGTTGGGCATGAGGGAGACTTTGCTTGGCTGGCTGCCGGCTCGTTAGTGCGTGAGGCCATCACTATTGGCCTTCATCGAGATCCTTCGCATTTCAAAGGACTGTCGCCCTATTGGGGCGAAATTCGCAGGCGGCTCTGGCTAACCATCATTGAACTGGACCTCCAAGCCGCCCTGGGAACGGGGGCACCGGTGACGCTGTCCGAGGATGAGTATGACTGCGCCCCGCCATCTAacatcgacgacgaagacctGTTGGTGGACTCTCCCGTTGCCCCTACCCCCAAGCCAATCACCGTTCTAACTAGAACAGCCTTCCAGGTCAGTTTGGCCCAAACTATTGGGGTCCGGATTAACATCACCAAGGCGGTTAATCGTGTGCGCTTGACATTAAGCTATCAACGAATTCTGGACCTCAGCGAGATGCTTACTAGCGAAAGGTCACCGGCACTTATCGGAGATGCCAGCTGTGAGGATGATAGCCGCCGCTGCCGGTTGGCCTTTCGCCAatccctctttctctttctgatATCCCAATGCCTCCTGACTCTGCATCGAGCCTTCTTTCTGAGTCTTGCCGAGACACGCAAGGAAACATATGCTTTTTCCCGTCAGATGTGTGTCCAAGCTAGCCTGGCTTTGTTGGCTCCCCTGGAGATTTCCGCAGACGATTTAGACCATGGCCCGGACAACGAACAAAGAACAGTGTATCCGTATCTTTTGCGGCTGCGGGGTGGCATGTTTCGTGACGAATTCTTTCACGCGGCCGCAACGCTTTGTTttgagctgcagctgcaggcGAAAGACAAACCATTACTTCCCTTGCCCGGTTCCGTACAGGGTTTCGTGGATAAAACCACCTCCTATCAACGGACAGCATTGTTCCACAATGTGGAGAATGCTATTCGATATTTTGAATTGAAAGTTCGGCAGGACAAGCAGGCTTGCAAAGCATTTATGCTTCTGAACATGGTCTTGAACTCAGCTCAGAGCCAAATGCCGTCCTCTAACTCTGAACATTGTGCAAGTAGCGGTACACATTCGGAGAGCTTTGACCCAAACGACGCCTGTCCACGAGCAGCCCGGCGATGCCGAGAGCTGCTACTAGCTGATGGAGGACTCTTATATCTACAGGAAGCTGAGGGATGGCTATCGTCGTCGGGAGGGTTTCCTTCTATAGTTTATCCAGCCAGCACTCCCATTGACTAG
- a CDS encoding uncharacterized protein (3-hydroxyacyl-CoA dehydrogenase) — translation MTITTMKDIKTVAIIGTGVIGASWTALFLARGLKVLVTDPAPNAEKNLETYLNAQWPTLTQIGLSEGASLKNYAFVDSLDNHFEEIDFIQEVPFPFSNTGVILLTVTKNGPERLEFKRTLFAYLDEKARPEVIIASSSSGIPSSEYASACRHHPERVLVGHPFNPPHLIPLVEVVPHRTTDRETVVPRAMEFYRSLGKKPVLIQKEIPGFIANRLQAALSMEAYSLVSRGIISAADLDTTVTSSLGLRWALNGPYALNAMAGGGSFQHFLEHLGPAAKSWHDDMHKHTFSMTPEAIQDLSRTVEPMVQATDLNTLQKERDDVLLKLMDMKSKTSLLE, via the exons ATGACAATCACAACAATGAAGGACATTAAAACCGTCGCTATAATCGGTACCGGCGTCATAGGAGCCAGCTGGACAGCTTTATTCCTGGCCCGAGGGCTCAAGGTCCTGGTGACCGATCCCGCCCCGAACGCAGAGAAGAACCTCGAGACATATTTAAACGCACAATGGCCAACGCTCACTCAAATAGGCCTCAGCGAAGGGGCCTCCCTAAAAAATTATGCCTTTGTGGATTCACTGGATAATCATTTCGAGGAAATTGACTTCATACAAGAGGTACCATTTCCGTTCTCAAATACTGGCGTTATTCTACTAACAGTGACTAAGAATGGCCCCGAACGGCTAGAATTCAAACGCACCCTGTTCGCCTACCTAGACGAGAAAGCACGCCCAGAGGTAATAAtcgcatcttcgtcgtccggAATACCCTCGTCCGAATATGCGTCGGCGTGCCGTCACCACCCTGAACGGGTTCTGGTCGGACACCCTTTCAACCCACCACATTTGATTCCTCTGGTGGAGGTCGTGCCACATAGAACCACAGATAGAGAGACTGTTGTACCACGAGCTATGGAATTCTACAGAAGCCTTGGCAAGAAGCCAGTACTTATTCAGAAAGAGATTCCCGGATTCATCGCCAACAGGCTCCAGGCTGCCCTATCGATGGAGGCATATAGTTTGGTGAGCAGAGGGATTATCTCTGCGGCGGATTTAG ATACGACAGTGACATCTTCTCTTGGTCTACGGTGGGCGCTTAATGGACCTTACGCTCTGAACGCTATGGCGGGCGGCGGGAGCTTTCAGCATTTCTTGGAACATCTCGGTCCAGCTGCTAAATCATGGCATGATGACATGCATAAACACACGTTTTCAATGACCCCTGAAGCAATCCAGGATCTAAGCAGAACGGTTGAGCCGATGGTGCAGGCAACTGATTTGAATACTTTACAGAAGGAGAGGGATGATGTACTCCTGAAACTTATGGATATGAAGTCGAAGACTTCTCTATTGGAATAA
- a CDS encoding uncharacterized protein (predicted protein) produces MGTGDSGLSGTGYTPQLDDNDECSSEYDITWSPGDGVCPTTAEFNHCCQSKTDDWENAALTHLEGTESFQYYLSAFLGLFENIPPFYHCPPGAANISGRPKSFLVLKSSLQVKTTEDSNCDQPQKSTDYLQCLGSPAPVKYRTKTETKLEAAIPVCVKPLRSGYFTNIVLAWSYIISCRWVEILKQAGEESQILHQLGMQIEDSFWDIVTQGCWVARVEKFKGVFYSPWMVRREGSTNKRYGLHSKSSLVVES; encoded by the coding sequence ATGGGCACCGGAGACTCGGGTCTTTCAGGCACTGGATATACACCCCAGTTagatgataatgatgaatGCAGCAGTGAATATGATATTACTTGGTCCCCTGGTGATGGAGTCTGTCCTACAACAGCAGAGTTTAACCATTGCTGTCAGTCAAAGACAGACGACTGGGAAAATGCGGCTCTTACGCACCTGGAAGGCACAGAGTCTTTCCAGTACTATTTATCTGCGTTTTTAGGTCTTTTTGAAAATATCCCTCCATTCTATCACTGCCCCCCAGGAGCTGCGAACATTTCAGGTAGACCAAAatcctttcttgttttgaaGTCTTCCCTACAGGTTAAAACGACAGAAGACTCAAACTGTGATCAACCTCAAAAGTCAACTGATTATCTCCAGTGCCTTGGATCTCCAGCGCCTGTAAAGTACAGGACCAAGACTGAGACTAAGCTTGAAGCCGCTATTCCTGTTTGCGTCAAGCCTCTTCGTTCTGGGTACTTCACAAACATTGTTCTGGCCTGGTCATACATCATTTCCTGCCGCTGGGTGGAGATACTTAAACAGGCAGGTGAGGAAAGCCAGATCTTGCACCAGCTTGGCATGCAGATAGAAGACTCTTTTTGGGACATCGTCACCCAGGGCTGTTGGGTAGCTCGGGTAGAAAAATTCAAAGGTGTTTTCTATTCGCCATGGATGGTTAGAAGAGAGGGTAGCACAAACAAGCGGTATGGCCTTCATTCCAAATCATCTTTGGTCGTTGAAAGCTAA
- a CDS encoding uncharacterized protein (predicted protein), with translation MDGGKSVTALVSGLRSPDGIEISQSAGRMFWTNMGFGTSIQDGSVMSADFDGSDIKTIIPEGAVYTPKQLTIDDQNHKLYFCDREGMSVHRCDFDGQNHEILILRGDYKTTDIEDPTRWCVGIAVDINNGKFYWTQKGPNRGGKGRIFRTNIDMPFSANALNRSDIETLFVGLSEPVDLGFESETQTLYWTDRGAHPSGNTLNKAYVGEKSPRVQILARQFHEPIGLKVDSINQQVYVTDLGGSLYRVGMDGGGKEVIYRGDGFYTGITVV, from the coding sequence ATGGATGGTGGCAAGAGCGTAACTGCGCTCGTATCCGGCCTTAGGAGTCCAGACGGTATTGAAATATCGCAGTCCGCCGGTCGCATGTTTTGGACTAATATGGGATTTGGTACATCTATTCAAGATGGGTCGGTGATGTCTGCAGATTTCGATGGGAGCGATATAAAAACCATCATTCCCGAGGGTGCCGTCTACACGCCCAAGCAACTAACCATCGACGATCAGAATCACAAGCTCTACTTTTGCGATCGCGAGGGTATGAGTGTTCACCGCTGTGATTTCGACGGCCAGAATCACGAAATCCTGATTCTACGCGGAGATTACAAAACTACTGACATAGAAGACCCAACACGGTGGTGCGTGGGTATAGCCGTGGATATCAACAACGGGAAGTTCTACTGGACACAGAAAGGTCCCAACAGAGGGGGCAAAGGACGCATTTTCCGTACGAATATCGACATGCCTTTTAGTGCGAATGCGCTCAATCGATCAGATATTGAGACCTTGTTCGTGGGTCTTTCCGAACCCGTTGACCTGGGCTTTGAGTCGGAGACGCAGACGCTTTACTGGACCGATCGTGGCGCGCATCCGTCTGGTAATACATTGAATAAGGCATACGTTGGTGAGAAGAGCCCTCGGGTGCAGATTCTGGCACGCCAGTTCCATGAGCCTATTGGATTGAAGGTGGATTCCATCAACCAGCAAGTCTATGTCACTGACTTGGGGGGTAGTCTGTATCGAGTGGGTATGGATGGGGGTGGAAAGGAGGTTATATATCGTGGGGATGGCTTTTACACTGGCATCACCGTTGTATAA
- a CDS encoding uncharacterized protein (predicted protein): MLSDGKASPSVESVEYLFDLGAFSRKITTSSPASQVWFNRGLTWVYAFNHMEGVKCFQKAIAYDPKCAMAYWGIAYALGNLAVTLPATYQAVQTAKSSLAAFATPVEQGLINAISVRFLTKQVVSVSELVTHSREYKYAMEGIYRDFGDDLDVVTLYADSMMSLTPWRLYDVATGQPTKGAFTLESKDVLERGLQLEDSLKHPGLLHLYIHLSEMSPNPERALSVAEHLRDLVPDAGHTHHMPTHLDVLVGDYRRAISSNIHATLADEKYVAVEGPNNLYSLYRLHNYHSLIYAAMHADWLEGFVAVRLHVMVRFGMWCEIIAMALPKDQGLYCVTTATIHYAKGVVYAATNHVTEAEQERKLYVAAIERVPITRRTHPNRSVDILNVGVAMLDGEIEYRRGEHEKVFQTLRRAIELDDGLNYAEPWGWMQPVRHAFAALSLEQGNIEAAGEAYKADLSLNSTLGRAHHHPNNALQGYYDCLVRLGRDDEAKLLEPQVKVALAVADVLVKSSCFCRLNTSDCPDVRVLTSYCK, from the exons ATGCTCAGTGACGGCAAAGCATCACCTTCTGTCGAGTCCGTGGAGTATCTCTTCGACCTGGGAGCATTTTCGCGCAAGATCACCACCTCCAGTCCCGCCTCTCAAGTCTGGTTCAATCGGGGTCTGACTTGGGTGTATGCGTTCAATCACATGGAAGGTGTTAAATGCTTCCAAAAGGCCATCGCGTATGACCCTAAGTGTGCCATGGCCTATTGGGGCATCGCATACGCTCTAG GGAATCTCGCGGTCACTCTACCGGCAACCTATCAGGCCGTCCAGACTGCCAAGTCGTCGCTCGCTGCCTTCGCCACCCCAGTTGAACAGGGCCTGATCAATGCTATTAGCGTCCGCTTTCTGACCAAACAGGTTGTATCCGTTTCGGAGCTCGTTACCCACAGTCGAGAATATAAGTATGCAATGGAAGGCATATATAGGGACTTTGGTGACGATCTGGATGTTGTCACGCTCTACGCAGACTCCATGATGAGTTTGACGCCGTGGAGACTCTATGATGTGGCCACGGGCCAGCCTACCAAGGGGGCATTCACCCTGGAGAGCAAGGATGTTCTTGAGCGAGGACTGCAGCTCGAAGATTCCCTGAAACACCCGGGGCTTCTGCACCTGTATATCCATTTGTCAGAGATGTCTCCCAATCCGGAGCGCGCCCTCTCCGTGGCCGAGCATCTGCGCGATCTTGTTCCAGATGCAGGCCACACCCACCACATGCCGACTCACCTTGATGTCCTAGTCGGTGATTACAGGCGAGCAATTTCATCAAACATCCACGCCACTCTGGCCGATGAGAAATACGTTGCGGTAGAGGGGCCTAACAACTTATACAGTCTGTATCGGTTGCACAACTACCACTCCCTCATCTACGCAGCCATGCATGCCG ATTGGTTAGAAGGGTTCGTTGCGGTGCGTCTACACGTCATGGTGCGCTTTGGCATGTGGTGTGAGATCATTGCTATGGCTCTTCCTAAGGATCAGGGGCTGTATTGCGTTACCACCGCTACTATTCATTACGCCAAGGGTGTCGTGTATGCAGCCACGAACCATGTAACTGAAGCAGAGCAGGAACGGAAACTATACGTCGCCGCGATCGAGCGGGTTCCCATTACCCGCCGGACTCACCCTAATCGGTCCGTCGATATTCTCAACGTCGGTGTTGCCATGCTAGATGGCGAGATTGAGTATCGTCGAGGAGAGCACGAGAAAGTCTTCCAAACCTTGCGGAGGGCCATCGAACTAGACGACGGCCTGAACTATGCAGAGCCCTGGGGCTGGATGCAGCCGGTGCGTCATGCATTTGCAGCCCTATCACTAGAGCAGGGCAATATAGAAGCTGCCGGTGAAGCTTACAAGGCCGATCTGTCTCTCAACTCCACTTTGGGTCGCGCGCATCACCATCCTAATAAC GCTCTTCAAGGTTACTATGATTGTCTCGTACGCCTCGGTCGGGATGATGAAGCCAAGTTGTTGGAGCCTCAGGTGAAAGTGGCTCTTGCAGTAGCCGATGTTCTCGTGAAGTCGTCGTGTTTCTGTCGACTCAATACATCCGATTGTCCAGATGTTCGCGTGCTGACCTCCTATTGTAAATAG